From a single Callithrix jacchus isolate 240 chromosome 5, calJac240_pri, whole genome shotgun sequence genomic region:
- the SSTR2 gene encoding somatostatin receptor type 2: protein MADEPLNGSHTWLSIPFDLNGSVGSANTSNQTEPYYDLTSNAVLTFIYFVVCIIGLCGNTLVIYVILRYAKMKTITNIYILNLAIADELFMLGLPFLAMQVALVHWPFGKAICRVVMTVDGINQFTSIFCLTVMSIDRYLAVVHPIKSAKWRRPRTAKMITMAVWGVSLLVILPIMIYAGLRSNQWGRSSCTINWPGESGAWYTGFIIYTFILGFLVPLTIICLCYLFIIIKVKSSGIRVGSSKRKKSEKKVTRMVSIVVAVFIFCWLPFYIFNVSSVSMAISPTPALKGMFDFVVVLTYANSCANPILYAFLSDNFKKSFQNVLCLVKVSGTDDGERSDSKQDKSRLNETTETQRTLLNGDLQTSI, encoded by the coding sequence atgGCAGATGAGCCGCTCAATGGAAGCCACACATGGCTATCCATTCCATTTGACCTCAATGGCTCTGTGGGGTCAGCCAACACCTCAAACCAGACAGAGCCATACTATGACCTGACAAGCAATGCAGTCCTCACATTCATCTATTTTGTGGTCTGTATCATCGGGTTGTGTGGTAACACACTTGTCATTTACGTCATCCTCCGCTATGCCAAGATGAAGACCATCACCAACATTTACATCCTCAACCTGGCCATTGCAGATGAGCTCTTCATGTTGGGTCTGCctttcttggctatgcaggtggCTCTGGTCCACTGGCCCTTTGGCAAGGCCATCTGCCGGGTGGTCATGACTGTGGATGGCATCAATCAGTTCACCAGCATCTTCTGCTTGACAGTCATGAGCATTGACCGATACCTGGCTGTGGTCCACCCCATCAAGTCGGCCAAGTGGAGGAGACCCCGGACGGCCAAGATGATCACCATGGCTGTGTGGGGAGTCTCTCTGCTGGTCATCTTGCCCATCATGATATATGCTGGGCTCCGGAGCAACCAGTGGGGGAGAAGCAGCTGCACCATCAACTGGCCAGGTGAATCTGGGGCTTGGTACACAGGGTTCATCATCTACACGTTCATCCTGGGGTTCCTGGTACCCCTCACCATCATTTGTCTTTGCTATCTGTTCATTATCATCAAGGTGAAGTCCTCTGGTATCCGAGTGGGCTCTTCCAAGAGAAAGAAGTCTGAGAAGAAGGTCACCCGAATGGTGTCCATCGTGGTGGCTGTCTTCATCTTCTGCTGGCTTCCCTTCTACATATTCAATGTTTCTTCTGTCTCCATGGCCATCAGTCCCACCCCAGCTCTTAAAGGCATGTTTGACTTTGTGGTGGTCCTCACCTACGCTAACAGCTGTGCCAACCCTATCCTATATGCCTTCTTGTCTGACAACTTCAAGAAGAGCTTCCAGAATGTCCTCTGCTTGGTCAAGGTGAGCGGCACAGATGACGGGGAGCGGAGTGACAGTAAGCAGGACAAATCCCGGCTGAATGAGACCACGGAGACCCAGAGGACCCTCCTTAACGGAGACCTCCAAACCAGTATCTGA